Proteins encoded together in one Telopea speciosissima isolate NSW1024214 ecotype Mountain lineage chromosome 4, Tspe_v1, whole genome shotgun sequence window:
- the LOC122657979 gene encoding E3 ubiquitin-protein ligase MIEL1-like isoform X2, with the protein MEGIANERLDFGKMEYGCKHYRRRCKIRAPCCNEIFPCRHCHNEAMSTLRNPLDRHELVRQHVQKVVCAVCDTEQKIARVCSNCGVNMGEYFCEVCKFYDDDTSKKQFHCNDCGICRIGGRDNFFHCKKCGSCYAVSLRDNHLCVENSMGHHCPICYEYLFDSLKETTVMKCGHTMHMECYREMIKHNQYCCPICSKSVVDMSRAWRKIDEEVEATIMPEDYRYKKVWILCNDCNNTAEVFFHIIGHKCSHCNSYNTRNISPPVLP; encoded by the exons ATGGAAGGCATTGCCAATGAACGTCTCGATTTCGGAAAGATGGAATATgg ATGCAAGCATTATCGGAGGAGATGCAAGATTCGAGCTCCCTGCTGCAACGAGATCTTCCCTTGCCGTCACTGCCACAACGAGGCTATG AGCACTCTCAGAAACCCCCTTGATCGCCATGAACTTGTCAGGCAACATGTTCAGAAA gttgTTTGTGCAGTTTGTGACACTGAGCAGAAG ATTGCTCGGGTTTGTTCTAACTGCGGTGTCAATATGGGTGAATACTTCTGTGAAGTCTGCAAATTCTACGATGATGAT ACTAGCAAAAAACAGTTTCATTGCAATGATTGTGGAATTTGCAG AATTGGTGGCCGCGATAATTTCTTTCACTGCAAGAAGTGTG GTTCTTGCTATGCGGTTAGCCTACGTGATAATCACCTGTGTGTGGAGAACTCCATGGGACATCACTGTCCCATCTGTTATGAG TATCTTTTTGACTCACTGAAAGAAACAACAGTTATGAAGTGTGGCCACACGATGCACATGGAATGTTATCGTGAGATGATAAAGCATAATCA ATATTGTTGTCCCATATGCTCAAAGTCGGTCGTTGACATGTCTAGAGCCTGGAGGAAAATTGATGAAGAG GTTGAGGCAACCATCATGCCTGAAGATTACCGTTACAAAAAG GTGTGGATCCTCTGTAATGATTGCAATAACACTGCTGAAGTCTTCTTTCACATAATTGGGCATAAATGTAGTCACTGCAATTCCTACAATACCCGCAACATTTCCCCTCCGGTTCTCCCTTGA
- the LOC122657979 gene encoding E3 ubiquitin-protein ligase MIEL1-like isoform X1 — protein sequence MEGIANERLDFGKMEYGCKHYRRRCKIRAPCCNEIFPCRHCHNEAMQSTLRNPLDRHELVRQHVQKVVCAVCDTEQKIARVCSNCGVNMGEYFCEVCKFYDDDTSKKQFHCNDCGICRIGGRDNFFHCKKCGSCYAVSLRDNHLCVENSMGHHCPICYEYLFDSLKETTVMKCGHTMHMECYREMIKHNQYCCPICSKSVVDMSRAWRKIDEEVEATIMPEDYRYKKVWILCNDCNNTAEVFFHIIGHKCSHCNSYNTRNISPPVLP from the exons ATGGAAGGCATTGCCAATGAACGTCTCGATTTCGGAAAGATGGAATATgg ATGCAAGCATTATCGGAGGAGATGCAAGATTCGAGCTCCCTGCTGCAACGAGATCTTCCCTTGCCGTCACTGCCACAACGAGGCTATG CAGAGCACTCTCAGAAACCCCCTTGATCGCCATGAACTTGTCAGGCAACATGTTCAGAAA gttgTTTGTGCAGTTTGTGACACTGAGCAGAAG ATTGCTCGGGTTTGTTCTAACTGCGGTGTCAATATGGGTGAATACTTCTGTGAAGTCTGCAAATTCTACGATGATGAT ACTAGCAAAAAACAGTTTCATTGCAATGATTGTGGAATTTGCAG AATTGGTGGCCGCGATAATTTCTTTCACTGCAAGAAGTGTG GTTCTTGCTATGCGGTTAGCCTACGTGATAATCACCTGTGTGTGGAGAACTCCATGGGACATCACTGTCCCATCTGTTATGAG TATCTTTTTGACTCACTGAAAGAAACAACAGTTATGAAGTGTGGCCACACGATGCACATGGAATGTTATCGTGAGATGATAAAGCATAATCA ATATTGTTGTCCCATATGCTCAAAGTCGGTCGTTGACATGTCTAGAGCCTGGAGGAAAATTGATGAAGAG GTTGAGGCAACCATCATGCCTGAAGATTACCGTTACAAAAAG GTGTGGATCCTCTGTAATGATTGCAATAACACTGCTGAAGTCTTCTTTCACATAATTGGGCATAAATGTAGTCACTGCAATTCCTACAATACCCGCAACATTTCCCCTCCGGTTCTCCCTTGA
- the LOC122657978 gene encoding probable serine/threonine-protein kinase At1g54610 isoform X2: MGCVLGREVSSVVGSDVREKEKEVDREKERTLSVPSGRKLQVSVSTIETTEVQNGENQKEENQDGSQRSRGERRRSKQNPRLSNPPKNVHGEQVAAGWPSWLSAVAGEAINGWTPRRADTFEKLDKIGQGTYSNVYKARDTLTGKIVALKKVRFDNLEPESVKFMAREILILRRLDHPNVVKLEGLVTSRMSCSLYLVFEYMEHDLAGLAASPGIKFTESQVEQLHKIFKLCGSPSEEYWKKSKLPHATIFKPQQPYKRCIAETFKDFPPSSLPLIETLLAIDPVERLTATDALNSEFFTTKPYACEPSSLPKYPPSKEMDAKLRDEEARRLRAAGRANGDGVKKTRARDRAVRAYPAPEANAELQANLDRRRLISHANAKSKSEKFPPPHQDGALGFPLGTSHHIDSSFDPPDVPFSSTALSYSKGPIQTWSGPLVDPAAVGAPRRKKHGATDARASIHPSKAHKDKRGGVRVKA; this comes from the exons ATGGGGTGTGTGCTTGGAAGAGAGGTTTCGTCCGTGGTAGGTTCGGATgtgagggagaaagagaaggaggttGATAGGGAGAAGGAAAGGACCTTGTCTGTTCCATCTGGGAGGAAATTGCAGGTCTCAGTGTCAACGATCGAGACCACTGAGGTTCAGAATGGGGAGAATCAGAAAGAGGAGAATCAGGATGGGAGTCAACGATCACGTGGGGAGAGGAGAAGGTCGAAGCAGAATCCGAGACTGAGTAACCCACCAAAGAATGTACATGGGGAGCAGGTCGCTGCTGGGTGGCCTTCTTGGCTCTCTGCTGTTGCTGGTGAGGCGATCAATGGTTGGACTCCTCGTCGGGCTGACACCTTCGAAAAGCTCGATAAG ATTGGGCAAGGAACTTACAGCAATGTATACAAAGCTAGAGATACTTTGACCGGGAAAATTGTTGCCCTGAAGAAGGTCCGGTTCGACAATTTGGAGCCTGAAAGTGTGAAGTTTATGGCTAGAGAAATTCTAATCCTACGGCGACTTGATCATCCTAATGTTGTGAAGTTGGAGGGTTTGGTGACATCAAGAATGTCATGTAGTTTGTACCTTGTATTTGAATACATGGAGCATGATTTGGCTGGACTCGCTGCAAGCCCAGGAATCAAGTTTACAGAATCTCAG GTCGAGCAACTGCACAAAATTTTCAAGCTATGTGGCTCTCCATCTGAGGAGTATTGGAAAAAGTCAAAGTTGCCCCATGCAACCATATTTAAGCCCCAACAACCATACAAGAGATGCATAGCAGAGACTTTTAAGGATTTTCCACCATCTTCGCTGCCATTAATTGAAACTCTTCTTGCTATTGATCCGGTTGAACGTTTGACTGCTACGGATGCATTGAATAGTGAG TTCTTCACAACCAAACCTTATGCATGTGAGCCTTCAAGccttccaaaatatcctccaaGCAAGGAGATGGATGCTAAACTACGGGATGAAGAAGCAAGAAG GCTGAGAGCTGCTGGCAGAGCCAATGGTGATGGTGTGAAGAAAACTCGTGCACGTGATAGAGCTGTAAGAGCATATCCTGCTCCGGAAGCCAATGCTGAGCTTCAAGCCAATCTTGAT AGGCGGCGTCTCATTTCACATGCAAATGCTAAGAGCAAGAGTGAGAAGTTTCCTCCACCCCACCAGGATGGAGCACTTGGCTTTCCTTTGGGTACTTCACATCACATTGATTCTTCCTTCGATCCCCCTGATGTTCCATTCAGTTCCACGGCACTATCATATTCGAAAGGGCCGATCCAGACTTGGTCTGGTCCGTTGGTGGATCCTGCTGCTGTTGGTGCTCCAAGGCGTAAAAAGCACGGTGCTACTGATGCCCGTGCATCAATTCACCCATCAAAAGCACACAAAGACAAGCGTGGTGGTGTTCGTGTCAAAGCGTAG
- the LOC122657978 gene encoding probable serine/threonine-protein kinase At1g54610 isoform X1 — MGCVLGREVSSVVGSDVREKEKEVDREKERTLSVPSGRKLQVSVSTIETTEVQNGENQKEENQDGSQRSRGERRRSKQNPRLSNPPKNVHGEQVAAGWPSWLSAVAGEAINGWTPRRADTFEKLDKIGQGTYSNVYKARDTLTGKIVALKKVRFDNLEPESVKFMAREILILRRLDHPNVVKLEGLVTSRMSCSLYLVFEYMEHDLAGLAASPGIKFTESQVKCYMHQLLSGLEHCHNGGVLHRDIKGSNLLIDNEGTLKIADFGLASFFDPNRKQPMTSRVVTLWYRPPELLLGATDYGVGIDLWSAGCILAELLAGKPIMPGRTEVEQLHKIFKLCGSPSEEYWKKSKLPHATIFKPQQPYKRCIAETFKDFPPSSLPLIETLLAIDPVERLTATDALNSEFFTTKPYACEPSSLPKYPPSKEMDAKLRDEEARRLRAAGRANGDGVKKTRARDRAVRAYPAPEANAELQANLDRRRLISHANAKSKSEKFPPPHQDGALGFPLGTSHHIDSSFDPPDVPFSSTALSYSKGPIQTWSGPLVDPAAVGAPRRKKHGATDARASIHPSKAHKDKRGGVRVKA; from the exons ATGGGGTGTGTGCTTGGAAGAGAGGTTTCGTCCGTGGTAGGTTCGGATgtgagggagaaagagaaggaggttGATAGGGAGAAGGAAAGGACCTTGTCTGTTCCATCTGGGAGGAAATTGCAGGTCTCAGTGTCAACGATCGAGACCACTGAGGTTCAGAATGGGGAGAATCAGAAAGAGGAGAATCAGGATGGGAGTCAACGATCACGTGGGGAGAGGAGAAGGTCGAAGCAGAATCCGAGACTGAGTAACCCACCAAAGAATGTACATGGGGAGCAGGTCGCTGCTGGGTGGCCTTCTTGGCTCTCTGCTGTTGCTGGTGAGGCGATCAATGGTTGGACTCCTCGTCGGGCTGACACCTTCGAAAAGCTCGATAAG ATTGGGCAAGGAACTTACAGCAATGTATACAAAGCTAGAGATACTTTGACCGGGAAAATTGTTGCCCTGAAGAAGGTCCGGTTCGACAATTTGGAGCCTGAAAGTGTGAAGTTTATGGCTAGAGAAATTCTAATCCTACGGCGACTTGATCATCCTAATGTTGTGAAGTTGGAGGGTTTGGTGACATCAAGAATGTCATGTAGTTTGTACCTTGTATTTGAATACATGGAGCATGATTTGGCTGGACTCGCTGCAAGCCCAGGAATCAAGTTTACAGAATCTCAG GTGAAATGTTATATGCACCAGCTACTGTCAGGACTTGAGCACTGTCACAATGGTGGTGTATTACACCGTGACATTAAAGGGTCTAATCTCCTTATTGACAATGAAGGAACACTTAAAATTGCTGATTTTGGGTTGGCATCGTTCTTTGATCCCAACCGCAAGCAACCAATGACTAGTCGGGTTGTCACGCTTTGGTATCGGCCGCCTGAACTTCTTCTAGGGGCTACTGATTATGGTGTAGGTATAGATCTCTGGAGTGCAGGCTGCATCCTAGCTGAGCTCTTGGCAGGGAAGCCCATAATGCCAGGGCGTACAGAG GTCGAGCAACTGCACAAAATTTTCAAGCTATGTGGCTCTCCATCTGAGGAGTATTGGAAAAAGTCAAAGTTGCCCCATGCAACCATATTTAAGCCCCAACAACCATACAAGAGATGCATAGCAGAGACTTTTAAGGATTTTCCACCATCTTCGCTGCCATTAATTGAAACTCTTCTTGCTATTGATCCGGTTGAACGTTTGACTGCTACGGATGCATTGAATAGTGAG TTCTTCACAACCAAACCTTATGCATGTGAGCCTTCAAGccttccaaaatatcctccaaGCAAGGAGATGGATGCTAAACTACGGGATGAAGAAGCAAGAAG GCTGAGAGCTGCTGGCAGAGCCAATGGTGATGGTGTGAAGAAAACTCGTGCACGTGATAGAGCTGTAAGAGCATATCCTGCTCCGGAAGCCAATGCTGAGCTTCAAGCCAATCTTGAT AGGCGGCGTCTCATTTCACATGCAAATGCTAAGAGCAAGAGTGAGAAGTTTCCTCCACCCCACCAGGATGGAGCACTTGGCTTTCCTTTGGGTACTTCACATCACATTGATTCTTCCTTCGATCCCCCTGATGTTCCATTCAGTTCCACGGCACTATCATATTCGAAAGGGCCGATCCAGACTTGGTCTGGTCCGTTGGTGGATCCTGCTGCTGTTGGTGCTCCAAGGCGTAAAAAGCACGGTGCTACTGATGCCCGTGCATCAATTCACCCATCAAAAGCACACAAAGACAAGCGTGGTGGTGTTCGTGTCAAAGCGTAG